In Anaerococcus prevotii DSM 20548, the genomic window TACGCGCAAGAAGTCTTCAAGGACCTAGATTGTAAGGTAATAGATGTTACAGAAAACACAATCGAGCAAACTGCAACAGATATTGTCCAATACTACTTCGAAAAGTTTCCAGAAGAGAGCAAAAAGCAAGTCCAATAAAAGGAGGGGGCATGAAGAAAGACAAAATTATAGTATTAAACTTCGGCGGCCAATACGACCAACTCATCGTAAGAAGAGTTAGAGAAATGGGAGTATACGCTGAATTATTCGACTGCGATACCAAAATCGAGGACATTGATTTTGAAAATGTTGCAGGAATAATCCTAACAGGCGGCCCACAATCAGTAAACGACAAAAACTCACTAAAGGCAGATGACAGAATATTTGACCTAGACATTCCAATACTAGGAATCTGCTACGGACTCCAATATATCAACCACTACTACGAGGGAGAAGTCGAAACACCTAAAAACGGTGAATACGGTAAAACTCCACTATTCGTAGACCAAAAAAGTGAGCTTTTCCAAAATGTACCTCAAGAATCCGTAATCTGGATGAACCACAGGGACAGAGTAAACAAAATCGCAGAAGGCTTCAAGAAGATCGCTTGGACCTTAAATGCACCAGTGGCAGGCATAGAAAACAAAGAAAAGAAAATCTATGCGGTACAATTCCACCCAGAAGTGGTACATTCTGAGTACGGAAAACAAATGCTAGAAAACTTTGTAATAAACATAGCGAAGGCTGAAAAAACATGGACTATGGAAGACTTTGCCAAGGCAAAAATTGCTGAGATCAAAGAAAAATACGCTGGAGAAAAAATGATCTGCGGCCTATCAGGTGGAGTAGACTCATCAGTTGCAGCGACAATCGTATCAAAGGCAATAGGGGATAATCTCCAATGTATCTTCGTAGACCACGGACTACTAAGAAAAGACGAAGCCAAATCTGTAATGGAAACTTACAAGGACCTTGGTCTAAACGTAAAAATGGTCGACAAATCAGAAGAATTCCTAAGTCTACTTAAGGGAGTGGAAGAGCCTGAAGAGAAAAGAAAAATCATAGGCAACCACTTCGTAGAAGTATTTGAAGAAGAAGCCAAAAAAATCGGCGGAGCCAAATACCTAGTCCAAGGAACAATCTACCCTGACGTAATCGAAAGCGGTAAAGATAAGGCAAGTGTCATCAAAAGCCACCACAACGTAGGAGGCCTTCCTGAAGATATGGACTTCGTAGGACTCGTAGAGCCACTAAGAGAACTCTTCAAAGACGAAGTAAGAGCGGTAGGAGAGGCAATAGGAGTACCACATGATATGGTATGGCGCCAACCATTCCCAGGACCAGGCCTAGCCATAAGAGTAATCGGTGAAATCACCAAAGACAAACTAGAAATAGTAAGAGAAACAGACGCAATCCTAAGAGAAGAAGTAGAAAACTTCGGCTTAAAAGAAGACATCTGGCAATACTTCACAGTATGGACACCAATCAAGACTGTAGGAGTAAAAGGAGACGCAAGAGTCTACGAAAACGTCATAGCAGTAAGAGCAGTAACCAGCACCGACGCCATGACAGTAGAAGCCGCCAACCTCCCATACGATCTAATGCAAACTCTATCTAATAGAATGATAAACGAAGTAGCCGGAGTAGGAAGAATAGTATACGATATAACAAGTAAACCACCTGGAACAATTGAATGGGAGTAAATCGACCGTTGATTTCGGTCGATTTACCCGGAAATCAGCTGCGGTAGCAGCTAAAGAGTTTGTGTAATAAACGGGATTTTCGTTAGTCCCATCATCTAAGAGTGACCGATGCTTCGCATCGGTCATTTTCGAGATAAGCTAATACGCAAAGCGTGTTAGCGAATCCGAAAAACTAAGCGAGAAAATTCCAAAGGAGTTTTCGAGAGGAATCGCAAGCGATGTTTTTACGTCAGCCCCATATATCGAGCACGAAGTGCGAAGATAGATGGATGGCTGCCCTTCTGCAGGGAAGAAAAGCCGACGCGACCGAATATAATGCTAACAAAAATATCGTAGGCGATATTTTTGTGTTAATCACTATTTATCAAGGTGCAAAGCACCGCAGAATAAATAGATGATTAAGCTTATGTCACAAATCCTGAAAAATCCTGACGAAAAGGAAGGGTTTTTAAGGTGTGTGACTGAGCGTTGGCTTTTCTGATTCGCTGAATGGGATTGAAAATTATTAAATAATTTTCAAGTATGATATAGATTCACTCAAACGAAGAGATATTACATTCAAAATCAAAATAAAGTTAGGAATCGCAAGCGATATTTTATGTCAGGACCCCATTGTTGAAACTTTAGTTTCAAGAATGGAAGGTCTGCCCTTCTTAGGCGAGAAATCGCTGATGTGACAAATATGATCATCATCGATTTCGAGTCGAGAATGGGAGTAGTCCCACCATCTTGGGTGGAAAATGCGAAGCATTTTCATATCTGAGATAAGCGAAGGAGCGGAGTTTCAAGCGAATCCAGAGAACTAAGCGAAGAAACTCGAAAAGAGTTTCTGAGAGGATATCCCTGTGTGGGAGTTTTACCCGAAAAATAGTGCGGAACACGGAGAGCAGTAAAACTGTGGTTTTCGTTAGTCCCACCATCTAAGTGTGGCCGATGCTTAAGCATCGGTCATTTTCGAGACCACTCAGCCACTGCACCAGACCTACCATCTATTTCTAACGAAATAGAGTTAGGACTTCGCGTGGAGGGTCTTCCCAAAGTCAGACGGGCTTGCACAAAACTAAGAGAGAAAACTCAGGAGAGTTTTCGAGAGGAAAGTGGTAGGAAAATTGGCTACTGGTACTCAAATGGTACTGGAAGCTAAAAAGAATAAACTAAATATTAGAGACTGTGTAAAATTTTGTGTATAGGAGCCTCCTGATTAGGATAAAGAAAAACTAATCAGGAGGAAATTTAATGCTAAGTAAAAGACCAGAAACAAGACTTAACAAAATAGCAAAAATGTTAATCGAAGAGTATCAGCCTCAAAGTGAACAAGATATTCAAGAAGCACTAAAAGATTTTAGGCGATACAATGTAAGAACTTTTAAAAGCAGAATTAGATAAGCATTTAGACTATGAATATGGAGAAAAACCACTTTCCTTAAATACAAGAAACGGTACAAGTAAAAAACAGTTAGATCATCATATGGAAATATAGATTTAAACATACCAAGAGATAGAGAAGGGATATTTGAACCACAATCATTAAAAAATACGAAAAAGACACCTCAAACATAGTAAATCAGATGATATCAATGTATGGAAAAGGAATACCCTCGCCTAATAATATCATCAACTCATTTCATTCGTTGGATATTATTGGCTGGAGTAGACCCTTATAACAAGAGACATATCATCTCATATCAAAGATATCTATGGATTTGGCATATCAGAAACAATGGTAAGTAAAATAACAAATAAAATACTACCAACCATAGAAGAGTGGCAAAATAGACCGCTAGAAAAAATCTATCCTATGGTCTTTTTAGACGCCATCCACTATCACGTAAGAGAAAACAACATAGTAGTCAAAAAAGCAGTATACATTGCTCTATGCTACAATCTAGAAGGTTTTAAAGATATACTTGGCATGTACCCGAGGGGCAGACCCTGGGTAGGAGAAAATGAATCAAGCAAATACTGGCTCTTAGTATTAAATCAGCTAAAAGAGAGAGGTCTTGAAGATATCCTAATAGTTTCAACAGATAACCTACCAGGATTTAGCCAGGCTATAGAAGCAGTATATCCAGAAGGAATAAGAAAACTAATCTATACAACAAATACCATGGAAAACTTCAATAGGCAACTAAGAAAAGTAACCAAAAATAAAACCATATTTCCAAATGACTACGCACTACAAAAAAGCTTGTACCTTGCTATGGTAGATGCCTCAAGCAAATGGACAAGTAGAATACGTGGCTGGGATTAAATCTTATCCCAATTATCAATATTTTTTGAAGGGAGGTTTTAATCAAGCAAAAAATTTAGCGTGAAATCGGCTGCAAATTTTCATGAAAATTTGACAGTTTATTAAGCCCAAGTAAAATTAAGTTAAGCTCCATTTCTAAAGAAATGGACATATATTGATACATAAAAAATGTATCAACCCTTACCCTTAATCAGGATTTAGGTTGATACACAAAATTATTTACAGACCCTTACAGATCCCTTTGTTTCTCTTGAAACGTTCCTATTACCTTCTTTTTGAACTATTAGGAAATTCCTAATAGTTGCTTTTTCTTGCAGTTCCTTGTCTTCAAATATATTTTTTAAATGTTCATTTATAGTAGAAACACTCACATTGTGGAGAGTAGCCATCATCTTTTGAGTAAGCCAAATATTTTCATCTTCATATCTTATTTCAATAGCATCTTCATCATTTCCTGTGGTAGCTATATAGGTCAAATATTCAGCAGCAGAAGATCTAATTTGCTTTTCATCTTTATTTAATTCTCCGCTCATAATACCTCCAGGTATTTATTTTTTATTTTATCCTAATCTTAAAATAATATAAAAAAAATTATTCATCATCATTTACATAAAACCTATCTTCAAACCAATTATCAAACTTATAATCATCAGCTATAGGGAATGACATATCTGAATATAAAAATATTTCAATATCATTATCTCCAAACATATCGTATATCCACTCATCCCAATACTGGAAATCTTCAAAGTCATCTTTATTAAGATTGATTAACATTTCTTGCATTAATAACTCAGCCTCGTCAATGATTGATTTTAATATTATCTCTTCAATAGGCTTATGAGCTATAAAGTCATAACCCTTCACAGCTTTTATTATTAATTGATTTAAAGCTCTTTTTAATTTTATTAAGAAATTATAATCATACTCCATTAGGAATTCTTCTGGTAAGGATAACTGAAGGCTAGAGGCATTTAATTGACCAATGTGTGAACCTTTAGGCAAACTTGATAATTCTTCTAGATCCATCATTATATCATCTGATAAGATATCAGAACCTATGCAAAATGCTATAGCTGCGTATTTACCGTATAAGTCGTTTATCGTTTCTGACCATGCATCATGAGTCCTATACTCATCTAGATAATTTTCAACATCTGTTTCTTCATCATTAGGAAATTTTGACCACCTTAAAGCTACTAATATACCCTTAATTTTATCCTGTCTAATTGGATTTCCAGATTCATACCTACTCCATGTTCTAGTGCCTACATTAGCTTTTTTTGCAGCTTGTTCAATAGTTAAACCCAATTCTTCTCTTCTGTTTTTTATTAGCTTAGACATGTTGTTATTATTTTCTATTGAATTCATTATATTCCTCCATTCTAAATATGGCTTGCCACTTATATACATTATGCCACCATTTTAAATAAAGTCAATCAGGATTTTTAAAACCATAAATTTACTCTTAGTTTTATTACTTATAAATTCCTACTTTGTATTATTATAAAATATTAAGAATTCGGAGCCTATATGATATAATAATTGTGATAATAAATAAAAAATGTTAGTTAGACCTTTGATTATTTTAGAAAGGATAATAAATGAACGATTACTTAGAGTGTCCATTTTGTAAGAAGATATTTGCTTTGACTAAAGATAC contains:
- a CDS encoding helix-turn-helix domain-containing protein; its protein translation is MNSIENNNNMSKLIKNRREELGLTIEQAAKKANVGTRTWSRYESGNPIRQDKIKGILVALRWSKFPNDEETDVENYLDEYRTHDAWSETINDLYGKYAAIAFCIGSDILSDDIMMDLEELSSLPKGSHIGQLNASSLQLSLPEEFLMEYDYNFLIKLKRALNQLIIKAVKGYDFIAHKPIEEIILKSIIDEAELLMQEMLINLNKDDFEDFQYWDEWIYDMFGDNDIEIFLYSDMSFPIADDYKFDNWFEDRFYVNDDE
- the guaA gene encoding glutamine-hydrolyzing GMP synthase gives rise to the protein MKKDKIIVLNFGGQYDQLIVRRVREMGVYAELFDCDTKIEDIDFENVAGIILTGGPQSVNDKNSLKADDRIFDLDIPILGICYGLQYINHYYEGEVETPKNGEYGKTPLFVDQKSELFQNVPQESVIWMNHRDRVNKIAEGFKKIAWTLNAPVAGIENKEKKIYAVQFHPEVVHSEYGKQMLENFVINIAKAEKTWTMEDFAKAKIAEIKEKYAGEKMICGLSGGVDSSVAATIVSKAIGDNLQCIFVDHGLLRKDEAKSVMETYKDLGLNVKMVDKSEEFLSLLKGVEEPEEKRKIIGNHFVEVFEEEAKKIGGAKYLVQGTIYPDVIESGKDKASVIKSHHNVGGLPEDMDFVGLVEPLRELFKDEVRAVGEAIGVPHDMVWRQPFPGPGLAIRVIGEITKDKLEIVRETDAILREEVENFGLKEDIWQYFTVWTPIKTVGVKGDARVYENVIAVRAVTSTDAMTVEAANLPYDLMQTLSNRMINEVAGVGRIVYDITSKPPGTIEWE